The Malus sylvestris chromosome 12, drMalSylv7.2, whole genome shotgun sequence genome contains a region encoding:
- the LOC126594479 gene encoding F-actin-capping protein subunit alpha-like isoform X2 has translation MADEEEAELSEKQKKEIAKWFLLNSPPGEIQFVAKDVKAVINDDVLYEEAASEAFPLYNKSHLISIEMPGRIGDVIVTSYGELAKNEFIDPRTAQVAVVDHIKQVCTEVRPALDEELPSAYVEEFRCALDAEILKYVGEAYPKGVCSVYCGNGKDVEGPGFDFELVVVISAARHSPQNFCNGSWRSVWSIEFKDEIQMLELKGKLQVGAHYFEEGNVQLDAKHECKDTTIFQSSEDSAIAISNIIRQHETEHLIQICPIPLLRIFEESFQLLAPYFHGRTPCSLA, from the exons ATGGCGGACGAAGAAGAAGCAGAGCTAAGCGAGAAGCAGAAGAAGGAGATAGCAAAGTGGTTCCTCCTCAACTCTCCTCCCGGCGAAATCCAATTCGTCGCCAAAG ATGTGAAGGCGGTCATCAACGACGACGTTTTGTACGAGGAGGCTGCGTCGGAGGCGTTCCCACTGTACAACAAATCCCACTTGATTTCCATCGAAATGCCGGGCCGAATCGGAGAc GTTATAGTTACATCATATGGTGAGCTCGCTAAGAACGAGTTCATTGATCCCAGAACGGCTCAAGTTGCTGTAGTAGACCACATCAAACAG GTTTGTACAGAGGTGAGACCTGCACTGGATGAGGAACTGCCATCTGCATATGTTGAGGAATTTCG GTGCGCTCTGGATGCAGaaatacttaaatatgttgGTGAAGCTTATCCAAAAGGAGTCTGCTCAGTGTACTGTGGTAATGGTAAAGATGTGGAGGGCCCAGGATTTGACTTTGAGCTTGTAGTGGTGATTTCAGCTGCTAGACATAGCCCACAAAATTTCTG CAACGGTAGTTGGCGTTCAGTATGGAGTATTGAGTTCAAAGATGAAATACAAATGCTGGAATTAAAAGGCAAACTGCAG GTGGGTGCCCACTATTTCGAGGAGGGCAATGTGCAGTTAGATGCCAAGCATGAATGCAAAGATACAACAATTTTTCAG TCCTCTGAAGATAGTGCGATTGCCATTAGCAACATTATTCGTCAACATGAGACAGA GCATCTTATTCAAATTTGCCCGATACCACTTTTAAG GATCTTCGAAGAAAGCTTCCAGTTACTCGCACCCTATTTCCATGGCAGAACACCTTGCAGTTTAGCTTGA
- the LOC126594476 gene encoding F-box/kelch-repeat protein At3g06240-like, whose protein sequence is MAGFCEMPEAMVLQILSWLPPKSLMRFRCVRKSWYKFINNPSFVDVHLSKSIDNSFQSSTCILFKRYVLNDADNGSKKILLSLIDLCNDNNSDVYYLQDLNLNVPISPGLRHEYLDIAGHCHGIICLTDYSEKVFLCNPALKESKLLPKSCLRLPPPKEINILQSTGIAVGFGYDRKAKDYKVVRIVMHFEGFWILFHPHMAEVYTMSSNSWREIKVDIPSSVVWCPSSQMYFKGFYYWFAIELDKQTLDENKKVILSFDMDDESFSDIPVPESLQDTKECYGSLAVWNGSVALFSFHIESGIRKSIGIWEMNDLEGSWTKHLTIVPIAGFGMPLTFWNSDELVMVAADGRVVSHNFVTKMLKELPVSGVFLERFQAFVYVYSLVSVK, encoded by the coding sequence ATGGCAGGGTTTTGCGAAATGCCGGAAGCAATGGTGCTGCAGATCTTGTCATGGCTCCCTCCGAAATCTCTGATGCGATTCAGATGCGTCCGCAAGTCGTGGTACAAGTTCATCAACAACCCTAGCTTTGTGGACGTGCACCTCTCCAAATCCATCGACAACAGTTTCCAATCCTCCACATGCATCCTTTTCAAGCGTTACGTCCTCAACGATGCAGACAATGGCTCGAAGAAAATTTTGCTGTCACTTATAGATCTTTGCAACGACAACAACAGTGATGTCTATTACCTTCAAGATCTCAACCTCAATGTTCCAATTTCTCCAGGGCTAAGGCATGAGTATCTAGACATTGCAGGCCACTGTCACGGAATTATCTGCTTAACTGATTACTCCGAGAAAGTTTTTCTATGCAACCCGGCTCTAAAGGAATCGAAGCTTCTTCCCAAGTCGTGCCTTCGTCTACCTCCCCCGAAAGAAATAAACATATTACAGTCCACAGGAATCGCCGTGGGATTTGGCTACGATCGCAAAGCGAAGGATTACAAAGTCGTTAGAATCGTAATGCATTTCGAGGGTTTTTGGATTTTGTTTCACCCTCACATGGCAGAGGTATACACTATGAGTTCTAACTCTTGGAGAGAGATCAAAGTTGATATACCTAGTAGTGTGGTTTGGTGTCCTTCTTCCCAAATGTACTTCAAGGGTTTTTACTATTGGTTTGCCATAGAGCTGGACAAGCAAACCCTAGACGAAAACAAGAAGGTCATCCTTTCGTTCGACATGGATGACGAATCATTTTCTGACATACCCGTGCCAGAAAGTTTACAGGATACAAAAGAATGTTACGGAAGCCTTGCAGTGTGGAATGGATCTGTCGCGCTGTTTTCTTTTCACATAGAAAGCGGGATTCGTAAATCGATTGGTATATGGGAAATGAATGATTTGGAGGGTTCTTGGACGAAACACTTAACCATCGTACCGATTGCAGGATTTGGAATGCCATTGACGTTTTGGAACAGTGACGAACTTGTTATGGTTGCCGCAGATGGACGTGTAGTTTCCCACAATTTCGTTACCAAGATGCTTAAAGAACTTCCTGTTAGTGGCGTGTTTTTAGAACGTTTCCAAGCGTTTGTGTATGTGTATAGTCTCGTTTCAGTGAAATGA
- the LOC126594491 gene encoding uncharacterized protein LOC126594491 encodes MVPLKDIVPAAQNNINTRFILLDKGIVKTTTTTLSQAQNKTCLALVADETAAVHFQLWGNECDAFESGDIVELSNGIFSYCRNNLLLRAGKRGKIEKVGEFMMAYVETPNLSEIRWVPDPNNPKKYIQEAVISPHSRIFPPKY; translated from the coding sequence ATGGTGCCACTGAAAGACATAGTGCCAGCAGCACAGAACAACATAAACACAAGGTTCATACTTTTGGACAAAGGCATCGTCAAGACTACAACTACTACTTTATCACAAGCCCAAAACAAGACGTGCTTGGCGCTAGTGGCAGACGAGACTGCGGCGGTTCACTTCCAGCTGTGGGGGAACGAGTGCGACGCCTTTGAGTCCGGTGACATCGTGGAGTTGAGCAATGGCATCTTCTCTTACTGCAGGAACAACCTTTTGCTCAGGGCAGGCAAGAGAGGCAAAATTGAGAAGGTTGGGGAATTTATGATGGCGTACGTTGAGACCCCAAATTTGAGTGAGATTCGTTGGGTTCCTGACCCTAACAATcccaagaagtacattcaggaGGCTGTGATTTCCCCACATTCTCGTATATTTCCACCCAAATACTGA
- the LOC126594474 gene encoding E3 ubiquitin-protein ligase RFI2-like isoform X2, producing MGLGSDEEVGVEESDGVGGGGGCGGNSYGGSVSCSICLEVVADNGDRSWAKLQCGHEFHLDCIGSAFNVKGAMQCPNCRKIEKGQWLYSNGCRSLPELNMEDWTHDEDLYDLSYSEMSFGVHWCPFGSLARLPSSFEEGEFSPTSYHEILGQHAIFAEHTAVSSAAHPCPYIAYFGPIHPSSSNSSGTVSEASNFNHHWSGTSVPSEMPNSYAFPAMDLHYHSWEHHSPPSFSTTINHIGGADQASIPSVTQRSARPSAEIARSGSFMHPFLVGHSNARTRDRVQALQAYYQQQQPSNSPTMRTPIVHGARRSSSQRGVAQVGPVASSSDQNGGFYIFPFGSSGRNYQEAESPLPSRFHPWERDHLPSFSMNQVDRDQGWPAFNQGGSGSDSAIRGSSFRQRHGSERSSSQNRL from the exons ATGGGGCTCGGAAGCGATGAAGAGGTTGGGGTTGAAGAAAGCGATGGTGTTGGCGGTGGCGGTGGTTGTGGAGGCAACTCGTACGGAGGTTCTGTTTCCTGCTCGATTTGCCTTGAAGTCGTCGCCGATAATGGGGACAGATCTTGGGCCAAGCTGCAATGCGGGCATGAATTTCATCTAG ATTGCATTGGTTCAGCCTTCAATGTAAAGGGGGCAATGCAATGCCCTAATTGTAGGAAAATCGAGAAAGGTCAATGGCTTTATTCTAATGGATGCCGTTCACTTCCGGAATTGAACATGGAAGACTGGACACATGATGAGGATCTCTATGATTTAAGTTATTCTGAAATG TCCTTTGGTGTGCACTGGTGTCCATTTGGTAGCTTAGCACGACTTCCTTCGTCATTTGA GGAAGGGGAGTTTTCACCAACCTCGT ATCACGAAATACTTGGACAGCATGCTATCTTCGCTGAGCATACAGCTGTATCATCTGCTGCCCATCCTTGCCCGTATATCGCTTACTTTGGGCCAATTCACCCTTCATCCTCAAACTCCAGTGGAACTGTGTCAGAAGCTTCCAACTTCAACCATCATTGGAGTGGCACATCTGTACCGAGTGAAATGCCCAACTCCTATGCTTTTCCTGCCATGGATCTCCATTATCACAGTTGGGAGCACCATTCCCCGCCTTCATTCTCTACAACCATCAATCATATTGGTGGCGCTGACCAGGCTTCAATTCCATCTGTTACTCAAAGATCTGCTAGGCCAAGCGCAGAAATAGCAAGATCGGGATCTTTTATGCATCCATTCCTTGTCGGTCACAG caaTGCACGGACCCGCGACAGAGTCCAAGCTCTTCAGGCATACTATCAACAGCAACAGCCTAGTAATTCACCAACCATGCGTACGCCCATAGTTCACGGAGCCCGAAGATCCAGCAGTCAAAGAGGGGTGGCTCAAGTAGGGCCAGTGGCTTCATCATCAGACCAAAATGgtggtttttatattttcccgTTCGGTTCATCAGGTCGTAACTACCAAGAGGCTGAAAGTCCGTTACCTAGTCGTTTTCATCCATGGGAAAGAGATCACTTGCCTTCATTCTCGATGAATCAGGTTGACCGAGATCAAGGTTGGCCTGCTTTTAACCAAGGTGGCAGTGGGTCAGACTCAGCGATCAGAGGGAGCAGCTTCCGGCAAAGACATGGGTCTGAGAGGTCATCTTCACAAAACCGGTTATAG
- the LOC126594479 gene encoding F-actin-capping protein subunit alpha-like isoform X1, with translation MADEEEAELSEKQKKEIAKWFLLNSPPGEIQFVAKDVKAVINDDVLYEEAASEAFPLYNKSHLISIEMPGRIGDVIVTSYGELAKNEFIDPRTAQVAVVDHIKQVCTEVRPALDEELPSAYVEEFRCALDAEILKYVGEAYPKGVCSVYCGNGKDVEGPGFDFELVVVISAARHSPQNFCNGSWRSVWSIEFKDEIQMLELKGKLQVGAHYFEEGNVQLDAKHECKDTTIFQSSEDSAIAISNIIRQHETEYLTSLEASYSNLPDTTFKDLRRKLPVTRTLFPWQNTLQFSLTRDITKELGIGK, from the exons ATGGCGGACGAAGAAGAAGCAGAGCTAAGCGAGAAGCAGAAGAAGGAGATAGCAAAGTGGTTCCTCCTCAACTCTCCTCCCGGCGAAATCCAATTCGTCGCCAAAG ATGTGAAGGCGGTCATCAACGACGACGTTTTGTACGAGGAGGCTGCGTCGGAGGCGTTCCCACTGTACAACAAATCCCACTTGATTTCCATCGAAATGCCGGGCCGAATCGGAGAc GTTATAGTTACATCATATGGTGAGCTCGCTAAGAACGAGTTCATTGATCCCAGAACGGCTCAAGTTGCTGTAGTAGACCACATCAAACAG GTTTGTACAGAGGTGAGACCTGCACTGGATGAGGAACTGCCATCTGCATATGTTGAGGAATTTCG GTGCGCTCTGGATGCAGaaatacttaaatatgttgGTGAAGCTTATCCAAAAGGAGTCTGCTCAGTGTACTGTGGTAATGGTAAAGATGTGGAGGGCCCAGGATTTGACTTTGAGCTTGTAGTGGTGATTTCAGCTGCTAGACATAGCCCACAAAATTTCTG CAACGGTAGTTGGCGTTCAGTATGGAGTATTGAGTTCAAAGATGAAATACAAATGCTGGAATTAAAAGGCAAACTGCAG GTGGGTGCCCACTATTTCGAGGAGGGCAATGTGCAGTTAGATGCCAAGCATGAATGCAAAGATACAACAATTTTTCAG TCCTCTGAAGATAGTGCGATTGCCATTAGCAACATTATTCGTCAACATGAGACAGAGTACTTAACATCTCTTGAG GCATCTTATTCAAATTTGCCCGATACCACTTTTAAG GATCTTCGAAGAAAGCTTCCAGTTACTCGCACCCTATTTCCATGGCAGAACACCTTGCAGTTTAGCTTGACAAGAGACATTACAAAAGAACTTGGGATCGGAAAGTGA
- the LOC126594474 gene encoding E3 ubiquitin-protein ligase RFI2-like isoform X1: MGLGSDEEVGVEESDGVGGGGGCGGNSYGGSVSCSICLEVVADNGDRSWAKLQCGHEFHLDCIGSAFNVKGAMQCPNCRKIEKGQWLYSNGCRSLPELNMEDWTHDEDLYDLSYSEMSFGVHWCPFGSLARLPSSFEEGEFSPTSYHEILGQHAIFAEHTAVSSAAHPCPYIAYFGPIHPSSSNSSGTVSEASNFNHHWSGTSVPSEMPNSYAFPAMDLHYHSWEHHSPPSFSTTINHIGGADQASIPSVTQRSARPSAEIARSGSFMHPFLVGHSSSARAGSSVTSSMIPPYPGSNARTRDRVQALQAYYQQQQPSNSPTMRTPIVHGARRSSSQRGVAQVGPVASSSDQNGGFYIFPFGSSGRNYQEAESPLPSRFHPWERDHLPSFSMNQVDRDQGWPAFNQGGSGSDSAIRGSSFRQRHGSERSSSQNRL, from the exons ATGGGGCTCGGAAGCGATGAAGAGGTTGGGGTTGAAGAAAGCGATGGTGTTGGCGGTGGCGGTGGTTGTGGAGGCAACTCGTACGGAGGTTCTGTTTCCTGCTCGATTTGCCTTGAAGTCGTCGCCGATAATGGGGACAGATCTTGGGCCAAGCTGCAATGCGGGCATGAATTTCATCTAG ATTGCATTGGTTCAGCCTTCAATGTAAAGGGGGCAATGCAATGCCCTAATTGTAGGAAAATCGAGAAAGGTCAATGGCTTTATTCTAATGGATGCCGTTCACTTCCGGAATTGAACATGGAAGACTGGACACATGATGAGGATCTCTATGATTTAAGTTATTCTGAAATG TCCTTTGGTGTGCACTGGTGTCCATTTGGTAGCTTAGCACGACTTCCTTCGTCATTTGA GGAAGGGGAGTTTTCACCAACCTCGT ATCACGAAATACTTGGACAGCATGCTATCTTCGCTGAGCATACAGCTGTATCATCTGCTGCCCATCCTTGCCCGTATATCGCTTACTTTGGGCCAATTCACCCTTCATCCTCAAACTCCAGTGGAACTGTGTCAGAAGCTTCCAACTTCAACCATCATTGGAGTGGCACATCTGTACCGAGTGAAATGCCCAACTCCTATGCTTTTCCTGCCATGGATCTCCATTATCACAGTTGGGAGCACCATTCCCCGCCTTCATTCTCTACAACCATCAATCATATTGGTGGCGCTGACCAGGCTTCAATTCCATCTGTTACTCAAAGATCTGCTAGGCCAAGCGCAGAAATAGCAAGATCGGGATCTTTTATGCATCCATTCCTTGTCGGTCACAG CTCTAGTGCTAGAGCTGGCAGCTCAGTGACATCGTCAATGATtcctccttatcctggcagcaaTGCACGGACCCGCGACAGAGTCCAAGCTCTTCAGGCATACTATCAACAGCAACAGCCTAGTAATTCACCAACCATGCGTACGCCCATAGTTCACGGAGCCCGAAGATCCAGCAGTCAAAGAGGGGTGGCTCAAGTAGGGCCAGTGGCTTCATCATCAGACCAAAATGgtggtttttatattttcccgTTCGGTTCATCAGGTCGTAACTACCAAGAGGCTGAAAGTCCGTTACCTAGTCGTTTTCATCCATGGGAAAGAGATCACTTGCCTTCATTCTCGATGAATCAGGTTGACCGAGATCAAGGTTGGCCTGCTTTTAACCAAGGTGGCAGTGGGTCAGACTCAGCGATCAGAGGGAGCAGCTTCCGGCAAAGACATGGGTCTGAGAGGTCATCTTCACAAAACCGGTTATAG
- the LOC126594471 gene encoding uncharacterized protein LOC126594471, whose product MAAARVERGDLWKSKALSVQLRLRQRFRVEVDRRLRHHPIFSNDGYFSSTFQRWLQRFRDFRRDSLPSSTTFYLKRVGKEFNAEEESIILRMLQAVAVPVIGNVCHVFMNGLNQVQVYGVEKLHDAVLRRPKGKPLITVSNHVASMDDPLVLSTLLPRHVLLDVQNLRWTLCASDRCFSNPVTSAFFRSVKVLPVSRGDGIYQKGMDLAISKLNQGGWVHIFPEGGRSRDGGKTIGSPKRGVGRLVLDADNIPMVVPFVHSGMQDIMPIGASIPRIGNTVTVVIGDPIYFDDLLNSEGAKHVSRGKLYDAVSSRIGHRLRELKVQVDKLALVTQPQNLPAKDTDRATVILQQVDWESFGMGNLTYSEDDGSAVQETEIQLAAPPYTEEPQSADWSYRVGFSREGGIASQMRCFMDQSEFMGFAARGIFMNRRAEEPSPSGRGVAPLKAWRRYLEANVLPQWN is encoded by the exons ATGGCTGCTGCGAGGGTTGAGCGTGGCGATCTATGGAAGAGCAAGGCACTATCGGTACAGCTCCGGCTCAGGCAGCGGTTCAGGGTGGAGGTGGATCGCCGCCTCCGTCACCACCCCATTTTTTCCAACGACGGTTACTTCTCCTCCACGTTTCAGCGCTGGCTCCAGCGCTTTCGCGACTTCCGCCGTGACTCCCTCCCTTCTTCCACCACCTTCTATCTCAAACGAG TGGGTAAGGAATTCAATGCTGAAGAAGAATCAATCATTCTACGCATGCTTCAAGCTGTGGCTGTTCCGGTCATTGGCAATGTTTGTCATGTGTTTATGAATGGATTGAATCAGGTTCAG GTGTATGGTGTAGAAAAATTACATGATGCCGTGCTACGCAGACCCAAGGGAAAGCCTCTTATAACG GTGAGCAATCATGTTGCTTCTATGGATGACCCGCTTGTCCTCTCCACATTACTTCCTCGACATGTTCTTCTGGATGTTCAGAACTTGAGGTGGACACTTTGCGCGTCTGATCGTTGTTTTTCAAATCCTGTAACTTCAGCATTTTTCCGATCTGTCAAAGTGCTGCCAGTTTCTCGTGGTGATGGGATTTATCAAAAG GGAATGGACTTGGCTATTTCAAAGTTGAATCAAGGTGGTTGGGTTCACATCTTCCCAGAAGGTGGTCGTTCTCGAGATGGTGGAAAAACCATTGGGTCTCCCAAGAGAGGTGTTGGGAG GTTGGTCCTTGACGCTGACAATATTCCCATGGTTGTTCCATTTGTGCATAGTGGGATGCAGGACATCATGCCTATCGGTGCTAGCATCCCAAGGATTGGTAATACA GTGACGGTAGTTATTGGCGATCCAATCTACTTTGATGATTTGTTGAATTCTGAAGGAGCTAAGCATGTATCAAGAGGAAAGTTGTACGATGCAGTATCTTCAAGGATTGGTCATAGACTACGCGAACTGAAAGTTCAGGTCGACAAGTTGGCTCTAGTGACTCAGCCACAAAATCTTCCCGCGAAGGACACAGACCGAGCTACAGTGATTCTGCAGCAGGTTGATTGGGAATCATTCGGAATGGGGAACCTTACATATTCCGAAGATGATGGTTCAGCGGTGCAAGAAACTGAGATCCAACTAGCTGCTCCTCCCTATACAGAAGAACCCCAGTCTGCTGATTGGAGTTACAGAGTGGGTTTCTCTCGTGAAGGTGGCATTGCATCACAGATGCGTTGTTTCATGGACCAGAGTGAGTTTATGGGTTTCGCAGCCAGAGGCATATTTATGAACCGTAGAGCCGAAGAACCCTCTCCGAGCGGTAGAGGGGTTGCCCCCTTGAAGGCGTGGAGACGATACTTGGAGGCCAATGTATTACCACAATGGAATTAG
- the LOC126594475 gene encoding 26S proteasome regulatory subunit 6A homolog, translating to MANVMVEDTTFEDDQLAAMTIEDIVRATRLLDNKIRILKEEMSRTNLELDSYKDKIKENQEKIKLNKQLPYLVGNIVEILEMNPEDEAEEDGANIDLDSQRKGKCVVLKTSTRQTIFLPVVGLVDPDNLKPGDLVGVNKDSYLILDTLPSEYDSRVKAMEVDEKPTEDYNDIGGLEKQIQELVEAIVLPMTHKERFQKLGVRPPKGVLLYGPPGTGKTLMARACAAQTNATFLKLAGPQLVQMFIGDGAKLVRDAFQLAKEKSPCIIFIDEIDAIGTKRFDSEVSGDREVQRTMLELLNQLDGFSSDDRIKVIAATNRADILDPALMRSGRLDRKIEFPHPTEEARARILQIHSRKMNVHPDVNFEELARSTDDFNGAQLKAVCVEAGMLALRRDATEVNHEDFNEGIIQVQAKKKASLNYYA from the exons ATGGCGAACGTCATGGTAGAAGACACGACCTTTGAAGATGATCAGCTCGCCGCGATGACCATCGAAGACATCGTCAGAGCCACTCGTCTTCTTGACAACAAGATCCGAATACTCAAG GAAGAAATGTCAAGAACGAATTTGGAGCTGGACTCGTACAAGGACAAGATTAAGGAGAATCAGGAAAAGATTAAGCTCAATAAGCAGTTGCCTTACTTGGTGGGCAACATTGTTGAG ATTCTTGAAATGAACCCAGAAGATGAGGCCGAGGAGGATGGTGCAAATATTGAtcttgactcccaaagaaaggGAAAATGTGTTGTGTTAAAGACATCTACTCGCCAG ACAATCTTTCTGCCAGTTGTTGGGCTTGTTGATCCTGATAACTTGAAACCTGGGGATCTTGTTGGTGTGAACAAAGATAGTTACCTGATCTTGGATACTCTACCGTCTGAGTATGATTCTCGGGTGAAGGCTATGGAGGTTGATGAAAAGCCAACTGAAGACTACAATGACATTGGAGGGCTGGAGAAGCAG ATTCAAGAACTAGTTGAGGCGATTGTTTTGCCCATGACCCACAAGGAGCGTTTTCAGAAATTGGGGGTTCGTCCACCAAAGGGAGTGCTACTGTATGGACCTCCGGGAACTGGTAAAACTTTGATGGCCCGGGCTTGTGCTGCGCAGACAAATGCCACTTTTCTGAAACTAGCTGGTCCACAACTGGTTCAG ATGTTCATTGGGGATGGAGCAAAACTTGTTCGTGATGCCTTTCAGCTCGCAAAAGAGAAATCCCCCTGCATCATTTTCATAGATGAAATTGATGCAATCGGCACAAAGCGGTTTGATAG TGAAGTGAGTGGAGATAGGGAGGTGCAGCGTACAATGCTTGAGTTGCTTAATCAGCTTGATGGCTTTAGTAGCGATGATCGAATTAAG GTGATAGCAGCAACCAATCGAGCTGACATCCTCGACCCTGCTCTTATGCGTTCTGGTAGGTTGGATCGAAAAATTGAGTTTCCACATCCCACTGAAGAAGCAAGAGCTCGAATTTTGCAG ATTCACTCAAGAAAGATGAATGTTCATCCGGATGTCAATTTCGAAGAATTAGCTCGCTCAACTGATGACTTCAACGGAGCACAGCTAAAAGCTGTATGTGTGGAGGCAGGCATGCTTGCCCTTCGTCGTGATGCCACAGAg GTGAACCACGAGGACTTTAACGAGGGCATTATCCAAGTTCAGGCAAAGAAAAAAGCCAGCCTCAATTATTATGCCTAG